The proteins below are encoded in one region of Methanospirillum lacunae:
- a CDS encoding 2-isopropylmalate synthase — protein sequence MLYTRQVAFSSDKNSTAKKISVFDTTLRDGEQTPGVSFTTVDKIEIARQLSDIGVSVIEAGFPASSQDEYATVKAIVAEGLESTICGLARSVKGDVDRCIDAGVDMVHVFIPTSEVQRTHTIRKTHEEVVSITGDIVRYARDHADKVLFSAMDATRTDLPELMEVFKAAVNAGATAINVPDTVGVATPTSMKSLISALRKEITCTIDVHCHNDFGMATANTISAVEAGADQVQVTVNGIGERAGNADLACTTMIIESIFGYTTGIKTTRLVETSRMISRFSGLMVPPNWPVTGDYAFSHESGIHAQGVLEHASTFEPGIMTPEMVGHRRRLKLGKHVGRHAVREMLNQVHIIPDEEQIDAIIARVKQIASKGKKITEQDLYEIAETVVGSGAHSRFIDLIDIAIMTGNHMIPTATVRAMVNGSEKVCSCTGNGPVDAAVRALIGTVPRHAELKEFNVSAISEGSDAIAHVALVVQDDKGQLFDAAASGDDIVLASAEAMANALNMVYRNGTDNS from the coding sequence GTGTTGTACACTCGGCAGGTCGCTTTCTCCAGCGATAAGAATTCTACTGCAAAGAAGATCTCTGTTTTCGACACAACCCTCCGTGATGGGGAACAAACTCCTGGTGTATCTTTTACAACTGTTGACAAGATCGAGATAGCCAGACAGTTATCTGATATCGGTGTCAGTGTTATCGAAGCCGGGTTTCCAGCATCATCTCAGGACGAGTATGCAACGGTCAAAGCAATTGTAGCCGAAGGTCTGGAATCGACCATATGTGGGCTGGCCAGATCAGTGAAAGGTGACGTTGACCGATGTATTGATGCCGGGGTTGATATGGTACATGTGTTTATCCCCACTTCTGAAGTGCAGCGGACCCACACCATCAGAAAGACCCACGAGGAAGTTGTCTCGATAACTGGTGATATCGTCAGGTATGCCCGTGATCATGCTGATAAGGTCCTCTTTTCAGCAATGGATGCAACCCGTACAGATCTGCCTGAACTGATGGAGGTTTTCAAGGCAGCGGTTAATGCCGGGGCTACGGCAATCAACGTACCTGATACGGTCGGTGTTGCGACTCCTACCTCAATGAAATCTCTTATTTCTGCATTGAGGAAGGAGATAACCTGCACAATCGATGTTCATTGTCACAATGATTTCGGGATGGCTACTGCTAATACCATATCAGCGGTAGAAGCAGGTGCTGACCAGGTCCAGGTAACTGTTAATGGCATTGGTGAAAGGGCGGGGAATGCAGATCTGGCATGCACCACAATGATCATTGAATCTATCTTCGGCTACACCACCGGGATCAAAACTACCCGGCTGGTGGAAACTTCCCGAATGATTTCACGATTCTCTGGATTGATGGTACCTCCGAACTGGCCTGTAACTGGTGACTATGCATTTTCTCATGAGAGTGGTATTCACGCCCAGGGTGTACTGGAACACGCCAGTACATTTGAACCTGGCATCATGACTCCTGAAATGGTAGGGCACCGACGCAGGCTCAAACTGGGAAAACATGTTGGTAGACATGCAGTCAGGGAGATGTTGAACCAGGTCCATATTATTCCCGACGAGGAACAGATCGATGCAATTATTGCAAGGGTTAAGCAGATCGCCTCAAAAGGCAAGAAGATAACTGAACAGGATCTCTATGAGATTGCAGAGACTGTTGTAGGATCAGGAGCCCACAGCCGGTTTATTGATCTGATTGATATCGCCATCATGACCGGGAATCATATGATCCCGACAGCTACTGTCAGAGCCATGGTGAATGGTTCAGAGAAGGTTTGCAGTTGCACCGGTAATGGGCCGGTGGATGCAGCTGTCAGGGCACTGATCGGAACTGTCCCGAGGCATGCAGAACTGAAGGAGTTCAACGTCTCGGCGATCTCTGAAGGGAGTGATGCGATAGCACATGTTGCCCTGGTTGTTCAGGATGATAAGGGGCAACTGTTCGATGCAGCTGCATCGGGGGATGATATCGTACTGGCATCGGCAGAGGCAATGGCAAATGCATTAAATATGGTGTATCGGAATGGAACAGACAATAGTTGA